A genomic stretch from Thiohalobacter sp. includes:
- a CDS encoding ABC transporter permease: protein MRRLDPALLILALWAAAAVAGPWLPLNPDQIRLERILATPWEAGGLGYDDLGRPLFDRMLAGARTSFWVALWVVAVSAIAGTLIGGLGGYLGGWLDRTLVHLIDLFLAFPGILLAIAMAAILGPGIGNVVIALSLVGWVGYARLTRAQVLALKHREHVQAAEALGARHRRILLRHLIPLAAAPLIVEATFGVASVVIAEASLSFLGLGVQPPAASWGSMIRDGTRYLLVAPHMVLVPGLAMVLVVLAVNLLGDRLRDRLDVRSDIRSGRATA from the coding sequence ATGAGACGCCTCGATCCCGCGCTGCTGATCCTCGCCCTGTGGGCCGCGGCCGCGGTGGCCGGTCCCTGGCTGCCGCTGAACCCGGACCAGATCCGGCTGGAGCGCATCCTGGCCACGCCCTGGGAGGCGGGCGGGCTGGGCTACGACGATCTCGGCCGGCCGCTGTTCGACCGCATGCTGGCGGGCGCCCGGACCTCGTTCTGGGTCGCGCTCTGGGTGGTGGCCGTGTCGGCCATTGCCGGCACCCTGATCGGCGGTCTGGGCGGCTATCTGGGCGGCTGGCTCGACCGCACGCTGGTGCACCTGATCGACCTGTTCCTGGCCTTTCCGGGCATCCTGCTGGCGATCGCGATGGCGGCCATTCTTGGCCCCGGCATCGGCAACGTGGTGATTGCGCTCAGCCTGGTCGGCTGGGTGGGCTACGCACGCCTGACCCGTGCCCAGGTGCTGGCGCTGAAACACCGGGAACACGTGCAGGCCGCCGAGGCGCTGGGCGCGCGGCACCGGCGCATCCTGCTGCGACACCTCATACCGCTGGCCGCGGCGCCGCTGATCGTGGAGGCGACCTTCGGCGTGGCCTCGGTGGTGATCGCCGAGGCCAGCCTGTCCTTTCTCGGGCTGGGCGTGCAACCGCCCGCCGCCTCCTGGGGCAGCATGATCCGCGACGGTACCCGCTACCTGCTGGTGGCGCCGCACATGGTCCTCGTGCCGGGGCTGGCCATGGTGCTGGTGGTGCTGGCAGTCAATTTGCTGGGCGACCGCCTGCGCGATCGTCTCGACGTGCGCAGTGACATCCGAAGCGGGAGGGCGACGGCATGA
- a CDS encoding patatin-like phospholipase family protein, whose amino-acid sequence MGRKPRIGLALGGGAARGWAHIGVLRYLESVGIRPEVVCGTSIGAIVGGAEVSGRLGQLEDWVRTLEWRDIVAFLDVSFNGGLIEGGKLIEFFAQYFQDCPIESLDRPYGAVATDLFSGQEVWLNEGSLYSAIRASIALPGLFTPVRQDERWLVDGGLANPVPVSLCRALGADRIIAVDLNADLLTRTRHRLRPPTRSSGRETAEEKALGELLRKRDWRGLFSAVIAEPAGQWRNQLFGNGNGAPSLIDVVAQSVYIMQVRLTRARMAGDPPDVLLTPRLAHIRLMEFHRASEAIDEGWRAAERAAESLTDLLEY is encoded by the coding sequence ATGGGACGCAAGCCCCGCATCGGGCTGGCACTGGGCGGCGGCGCGGCACGCGGCTGGGCCCACATCGGCGTACTGCGCTATCTCGAATCGGTCGGTATCCGCCCCGAGGTGGTCTGCGGCACTTCCATCGGCGCCATCGTCGGCGGTGCCGAGGTCAGTGGCCGGCTGGGCCAACTTGAAGACTGGGTGCGCACGCTGGAATGGCGTGACATCGTCGCTTTCCTGGATGTCAGCTTCAATGGCGGGCTTATCGAGGGTGGCAAGCTGATCGAATTTTTCGCGCAGTATTTCCAGGACTGCCCCATAGAGTCACTCGACCGTCCTTATGGCGCTGTCGCCACCGACCTGTTCAGCGGTCAGGAGGTCTGGCTGAACGAGGGTTCCCTGTACAGTGCCATCCGTGCGTCCATCGCACTTCCCGGCCTGTTCACGCCGGTTCGCCAGGACGAGCGCTGGCTGGTCGATGGCGGACTGGCCAATCCGGTGCCCGTGTCCCTGTGCCGCGCCCTGGGTGCCGACCGCATCATCGCCGTCGATCTCAATGCCGACCTGCTCACCCGAACCCGCCATCGCCTGCGGCCTCCGACACGTTCTTCCGGCAGGGAAACGGCGGAGGAGAAGGCGCTGGGCGAGCTGCTGCGCAAACGGGACTGGCGCGGTCTGTTCTCTGCCGTGATCGCCGAGCCGGCAGGACAGTGGCGGAATCAGCTTTTCGGCAACGGCAACGGCGCGCCCTCGCTGATCGATGTGGTCGCCCAGAGCGTGTACATCATGCAGGTGCGCCTGACCCGGGCGCGCATGGCGGGTGATCCGCCAGACGTCCTGCTCACGCCACGGCTGGCCCACATCCGCCTGATGGAGTTCCACCGCGCCAGCGAGGCGATCGACGAAGGCTGGCGGGCCGCCGAGCGTGCGGCCGAATCGCTGACCGACTTGCTGGAGTACTGA
- a CDS encoding mechanosensitive ion channel family protein: protein MDPNALLEPLRSWLGDNTWIAQIFVVIFAALLVSYIARRLLKRLHARLQVTRTPWDDALIDAMRRPLTVLIWVVGIAFAGEIVLRETGTTLFEAVDPVRDVAIIGILAWFLIRLTTNVQNNLIERHQREDIHYDRTTIEAIGRLLRASIVITAVLVALQTLGFSISGVLAFGGIGGIAVGFAAKDLLANFFGGLMVYLDRPFAVGDWIRSPDRDIEGTVEQIGWRLTRIRTFDKRPIYVPNSVFTSIAVENPQRMTHRRIYETIGIRYEDIDKMDAITREVREMLVAHPAIDESQTLMVHFNAFNASSIDFFVYTFTHTTVWTEFHRIKQEILLKIADIIAAHGAEIAYPTRTLHMADGLPSPEPAPATG from the coding sequence ATGGACCCCAACGCACTGCTCGAACCGCTGCGGAGCTGGCTGGGTGACAACACCTGGATCGCCCAGATCTTCGTGGTCATCTTCGCGGCCCTGCTGGTCAGCTACATCGCGCGCCGCCTGCTCAAGCGTCTGCACGCTCGCCTGCAGGTCACCCGTACCCCCTGGGACGATGCACTGATCGATGCCATGCGCCGGCCGCTGACCGTGCTGATCTGGGTGGTGGGCATCGCCTTCGCCGGCGAGATCGTTCTCCGGGAAACCGGCACGACCCTGTTCGAGGCCGTGGACCCGGTCCGGGATGTTGCCATCATCGGCATCCTGGCCTGGTTCCTGATCCGCCTGACCACCAACGTTCAGAACAACCTGATCGAGCGTCACCAGCGCGAGGACATCCACTACGACCGTACCACCATCGAGGCCATCGGTCGGCTGTTGCGGGCCTCCATCGTCATCACTGCGGTTCTGGTTGCGCTGCAGACACTGGGTTTCAGCATTTCCGGCGTGCTCGCCTTCGGCGGTATCGGCGGTATCGCCGTCGGCTTTGCGGCCAAGGATCTGCTGGCCAATTTCTTTGGCGGCCTGATGGTCTACCTCGACCGGCCCTTCGCGGTGGGCGACTGGATCCGTTCCCCCGACCGCGACATCGAGGGCACGGTGGAGCAGATCGGCTGGCGCCTGACGCGCATCCGCACCTTCGACAAGCGCCCCATCTATGTACCCAACTCGGTCTTCACCAGCATCGCAGTGGAGAACCCGCAGCGCATGACGCATCGACGCATCTACGAGACCATCGGCATCCGCTACGAGGACATCGACAAGATGGACGCCATCACCCGCGAGGTACGGGAGATGCTGGTCGCGCACCCGGCCATCGACGAATCGCAGACGCTGATGGTCCACTTCAATGCCTTCAACGCCTCGTCCATCGACTTCTTCGTCTACACCTTCACCCATACCACGGTGTGGACGGAGTTCCACCGCATCAAGCAGGAAATCCTGCTGAAGATCGCGGACATCATCGCGGCACACGGCGCCGAGATCGCCTACCCGACCCGCACCCTGCATATGGCCGACGGGTTGCCCTCACCTGAACCGGCACCGGCCACGGGCTGA
- a CDS encoding S-methyl-5'-thioinosine phosphorylase, giving the protein MAELAIIGGTGLTQLKNLEIERREVLQTPYGEPSSPLTHGRICGVQAVFLPRHGTAHTIPPHLVNYRANLWALQYIGVKKVIAVAAVGGIRSDMAPGVLAFPDQIIDYTYGREHTFFGEGRSGVTHIDFTEPYCEALRSVLIEGAARAGIEAVDNGTYGATQGPRLETAAEVNRLERDGCSMVGMTGMPESALARELDLCYATCAVVANRAAGRGDEALSMEAIERNLREGMARVRKLLETVIPML; this is encoded by the coding sequence ATGGCAGAACTCGCAATCATTGGCGGCACCGGACTGACCCAGCTCAAGAATCTGGAGATCGAGCGCCGCGAAGTCCTGCAAACGCCCTACGGAGAACCGTCCAGTCCACTGACCCATGGCCGCATCTGCGGTGTGCAGGCGGTGTTCCTGCCCCGGCATGGCACCGCCCACACCATTCCGCCCCACCTGGTCAACTACCGCGCCAATCTCTGGGCCCTGCAGTACATTGGCGTGAAGAAGGTGATCGCGGTCGCCGCAGTGGGCGGGATCCGTTCCGACATGGCGCCCGGCGTGCTGGCCTTTCCGGACCAGATCATCGACTACACCTACGGCCGGGAACACACCTTCTTCGGTGAAGGCAGGTCCGGCGTTACCCACATCGATTTCACCGAGCCCTACTGCGAGGCACTCCGGTCCGTGCTGATCGAGGGTGCTGCCAGAGCCGGCATCGAGGCGGTGGACAACGGCACCTATGGCGCCACCCAGGGGCCGCGGCTGGAAACCGCGGCCGAGGTCAACCGGCTGGAACGCGACGGCTGCAGCATGGTCGGCATGACCGGCATGCCGGAAAGCGCGCTGGCGCGCGAACTGGACCTGTGCTATGCCACCTGCGCCGTGGTGGCCAACCGGGCGGCCGGACGTGGTGACGAGGCCCTCAGCATGGAGGCCATCGAGCGCAATCTCAGGGAAGGCATGGCGCGGGTGCGCAAGCTGCTGGAAACCGTGATCCCCATGCTCTGA
- a CDS encoding hypoxanthine-guanine phosphoribosyltransferase: MPIDARTAARVLAESDQLVSPEQVQATLETMAAGISDRLSDSDPLVLSVMTGGLIFTGQLLPLLDFPLQLDYIHASRYRGETRGGDTLHWIARPTLPVEGRNVLVLDDILDEGLTLAAIVDWLRQAGARSVTTAVLVRKLHDRCIEEIEADFVGLELEDRYLFGCGMDYHNYHRNLPGIHAVGEST; the protein is encoded by the coding sequence ATGCCCATAGACGCCCGAACCGCGGCAAGGGTGCTCGCCGAATCCGATCAGCTCGTCTCCCCGGAACAGGTACAGGCGACGCTGGAGACCATGGCGGCTGGCATCAGCGACCGTCTGAGCGACAGCGATCCTCTGGTGCTGTCGGTGATGACCGGCGGCCTGATCTTCACTGGCCAGTTGCTGCCCTTGCTGGACTTCCCGTTGCAGCTCGACTACATCCATGCCAGCCGCTATCGGGGCGAAACCCGGGGGGGTGACACACTACACTGGATTGCACGCCCCACGCTGCCGGTCGAGGGCCGCAATGTGCTGGTGCTGGACGACATCCTGGATGAGGGCCTGACCCTGGCTGCCATCGTCGACTGGCTGAGGCAGGCCGGGGCGCGTTCGGTGACCACGGCCGTGCTGGTGCGCAAGCTGCATGACCGTTGCATTGAGGAGATCGAGGCGGATTTCGTCGGGCTGGAACTGGAGGATCGCTACCTGTTCGGCTGCGGCATGGACTATCACAACTATCATCGCAACCTGCCCGGCATTCATGCCGTCGGCGAATCAACCTAG
- a CDS encoding peroxiredoxin: protein MLKPGDRAPGFGLPESDGERVHLSEFRDEKNVVLYFYPKDDTPGCTVEAQDFTRLLPEFEALHTVVLGVSRDDTASHCAFRDKFGLRVPLLADVDGQVCEQYGVWQEKARNGEKHMGIVRSTFLIDRNGIIREALYGVSAEGHAADMLERVRRLEEDG from the coding sequence ATGTTGAAACCCGGTGATCGCGCCCCCGGCTTCGGACTGCCCGAAAGCGACGGCGAACGGGTCCATCTGTCCGAATTCCGCGACGAGAAGAACGTCGTGCTCTACTTCTATCCGAAGGACGACACCCCCGGCTGCACGGTGGAGGCACAGGACTTTACCCGTCTGCTGCCCGAGTTCGAGGCCCTGCACACGGTGGTGCTGGGCGTGAGCCGTGACGACACCGCCAGCCACTGTGCCTTCCGTGACAAGTTCGGCCTGCGGGTGCCCCTGCTGGCGGACGTCGACGGCCAGGTCTGCGAACAGTACGGTGTCTGGCAGGAGAAGGCGCGCAACGGCGAGAAACACATGGGCATCGTGCGCTCGACCTTTCTTATCGACCGCAACGGCATCATCCGCGAGGCGCTCTATGGGGTCAGCGCGGAAGGCCATGCCGCAGACATGCTGGAGCGAGTGAGGAGACTGGAGGAGGACGGCTGA
- the nagZ gene encoding beta-N-acetylhexosaminidase: MTLGPVMVDLQGKALTESERRRLLRPEVGGVLLFTRNYESPEQIRALVSEIHALRDPHLLVAVDHEGGRVQRFRDGFTRLPPVAELGLVHDRDPREAETLAELSGWLMAIELRAVGVDLSFAPVLDIGRDLCPVIGDRAFHRNPEVIARLAGAYQRGMKRAGMAAVGKHFPGHGGVYEDSHVALPHDTRSLADLQLEDLVPFERLIHQGLPGMMIAHVRYSAIDDRLAGFSPFWLRDCLRGELGFQGAIFSDDLSMVAAEAAGEVPDRAHAALKAGCDMVLVCNAPDDADAAVDRLRGHADPAAQLRLTRLHGRQPAPDWEALHRDPAWIEARDRVRGYDQEPLLDMDM; the protein is encoded by the coding sequence ATGACACTGGGGCCGGTGATGGTGGACCTGCAGGGCAAGGCGCTCACCGAGAGCGAACGCCGCCGGCTGCTACGGCCGGAGGTCGGTGGCGTGCTGCTGTTTACCCGCAACTACGAATCTCCGGAACAGATCCGCGCACTGGTGAGCGAGATCCACGCCCTGCGTGATCCGCACCTGCTGGTGGCCGTCGATCACGAGGGCGGGCGGGTGCAGCGCTTCCGCGACGGCTTCACCCGTCTGCCGCCGGTGGCGGAACTGGGCCTGGTACACGACCGCGATCCCCGCGAGGCAGAGACGCTGGCCGAACTGAGTGGCTGGCTGATGGCGATCGAGCTGCGCGCCGTGGGCGTGGATCTGTCCTTTGCGCCGGTACTGGACATCGGGCGGGACCTCTGCCCGGTGATCGGCGACCGGGCCTTCCATCGCAACCCCGAGGTCATCGCCCGCCTGGCCGGCGCCTACCAGCGCGGCATGAAGCGGGCCGGCATGGCCGCGGTCGGCAAGCACTTCCCCGGTCACGGCGGCGTGTACGAGGACTCGCATGTGGCCTTGCCGCACGACACCCGCAGCCTCGCCGACCTGCAACTGGAAGACCTGGTGCCCTTCGAGCGCCTGATTCACCAGGGGCTGCCCGGCATGATGATCGCGCATGTACGCTACAGCGCCATCGACGATCGTCTCGCGGGTTTTTCACCCTTCTGGCTGCGCGACTGCCTGCGCGGCGAGCTGGGCTTCCAGGGCGCCATCTTCTCCGACGACCTGAGCATGGTTGCCGCCGAGGCCGCCGGTGAGGTGCCCGACCGTGCCCATGCCGCGCTGAAGGCGGGCTGTGATATGGTACTGGTCTGCAATGCACCGGACGATGCCGATGCCGCCGTCGACCGGCTGCGTGGCCACGCCGATCCCGCCGCGCAACTGCGCCTGACACGGCTGCACGGGCGGCAACCGGCGCCCGACTGGGAAGCGCTGCACCGTGACCCGGCCTGGATCGAGGCGCGCGATCGGGTGCGCGGCTATGACCAGGAACCCCTGCTCGACATGGACATGTAG
- a CDS encoding peroxiredoxin, with protein MAEKLIIVLANSDPAYPLEVIPPLVQANVASAMSYEVEVILSGRCACLATADVAARLSLDSDPPRTALDLIREAVDNGARFKLCAPLGKAPEGELIAEIGETIGAVYVISEAMNEDTVVFTY; from the coding sequence GTGGCAGAGAAGCTCATCATCGTGCTGGCCAACAGCGATCCCGCCTATCCGCTGGAAGTGATTCCGCCGCTGGTGCAGGCCAATGTCGCCTCGGCCATGTCCTATGAGGTGGAGGTGATACTGAGCGGCCGCTGTGCGTGTCTGGCCACTGCCGATGTCGCCGCCCGGCTGAGTCTGGACAGCGACCCGCCGCGCACGGCACTGGACCTGATCCGGGAGGCCGTGGACAATGGCGCCCGGTTCAAGCTGTGCGCCCCGCTGGGCAAGGCGCCCGAGGGCGAGCTGATCGCCGAGATTGGCGAAACCATCGGTGCGGTCTATGTCATCAGCGAGGCCATGAACGAGGATACCGTCGTTTTTACCTACTGA
- a CDS encoding CsiV family protein encodes MYRYIPLLLLCLALPLRAAPEETWYQVELMVFASRLPDDGEELWRPAPPPDALDSAVPVGELGTLRPVPAKDWELGNLYAAIDRSDLYQALWYQVWRQPGWDRNDAVSIRVAAGATDMEGHSVLEGTLRLYRGRYLHLQADLRYADPELGPGEGFEPLRVALRQSRRMRSGELHYLDHPRLGILVRVTPVESD; translated from the coding sequence ATGTACCGATACATTCCGCTGCTTCTGCTGTGCCTCGCCCTGCCCCTCCGGGCGGCGCCCGAGGAGACCTGGTACCAGGTCGAGCTGATGGTGTTCGCCTCGCGGCTGCCCGACGATGGCGAGGAACTCTGGCGTCCGGCACCCCCGCCTGACGCCCTCGACAGCGCCGTGCCCGTCGGCGAGCTGGGCACGCTGCGGCCAGTGCCGGCGAAGGACTGGGAACTCGGCAACCTCTACGCGGCCATCGACCGTTCCGATCTCTACCAGGCGCTCTGGTACCAGGTGTGGCGGCAGCCGGGCTGGGACCGCAACGACGCAGTGTCGATCCGCGTGGCCGCGGGCGCAACGGACATGGAGGGACATTCGGTGCTGGAAGGCACCCTGCGCCTGTATCGCGGCCGTTACCTGCACCTGCAGGCCGACCTGCGCTATGCCGACCCGGAACTGGGGCCGGGCGAAGGCTTCGAACCCCTGCGGGTCGCGCTACGGCAGTCGCGGCGCATGCGCAGCGGCGAGCTGCACTATCTGGATCATCCCCGGCTGGGGATCCTGGTGCGGGTCACGCCAGTGGAAAGCGACTGA
- the nikB gene encoding nickel ABC transporter permease has product MPALLLRRLLATAFVVLGVALLVFLLIHLIPGDPVDVMLGESASAADREALRQNLGLDRPLGAQLLAWFEGLARLDLGLSLHERQPVTRLIAERLPATLELAAAGLGVTLLLALPLGLLAAARRNTPWDRGAMVFSLLGVSIPNFWLGPLLILVFSLWLGWFPVSGREAPASVVLPALTLGLSLAAILSRMVRSSLLEVLGEDYIRTARAKGLDARRVLLGHALPNALLPVITVIGLQLGALLAGAVITETIFSWPGIGLLTIEAIQTRDYPLVQGCVLFIALAYVLINMFTDLLYGFIDPRIRLGAAR; this is encoded by the coding sequence ATGCCAGCACTGCTCCTCCGCCGCCTGCTTGCGACCGCCTTCGTGGTACTGGGCGTCGCGCTGCTGGTGTTCCTGCTCATTCACCTGATACCCGGCGACCCGGTCGACGTGATGCTGGGCGAGTCGGCCTCGGCGGCCGACCGCGAGGCCCTGCGCCAGAACCTCGGCCTCGACCGCCCGCTGGGCGCGCAGTTGCTGGCCTGGTTCGAGGGCCTGGCCCGGCTCGATCTCGGACTGTCGCTGCACGAGCGGCAGCCGGTCACGCGCCTGATCGCCGAGCGCCTGCCCGCCACCCTGGAGCTGGCTGCCGCGGGCCTGGGCGTGACCCTGCTGCTGGCGCTGCCACTGGGCCTGCTGGCCGCGGCACGGCGCAACACGCCCTGGGACCGCGGCGCCATGGTCTTCTCCCTGCTCGGCGTGTCCATTCCCAACTTCTGGCTGGGGCCGCTGCTGATCCTGGTGTTCTCGCTCTGGCTCGGCTGGTTTCCGGTGAGCGGGCGGGAAGCGCCCGCCTCGGTGGTGCTGCCGGCGCTGACTCTTGGCCTGTCGCTGGCCGCCATCCTCTCGCGCATGGTGCGCAGCAGCCTGCTCGAGGTGCTGGGCGAGGACTACATCCGCACCGCGCGCGCCAAGGGCCTGGACGCGCGACGTGTCCTGCTGGGCCACGCGCTGCCCAACGCGCTGCTGCCGGTAATCACGGTCATCGGCCTGCAGCTCGGTGCCCTGCTGGCCGGTGCCGTGATCACCGAAACCATCTTCTCCTGGCCCGGCATCGGCCTGCTCACCATCGAGGCCATCCAGACCCGCGATTACCCGCTGGTGCAGGGCTGCGTGCTCTTCATCGCCCTCGCCTATGTTTTGATCAACATGTTCACCGACCTGCTCTACGGGTTCATCGATCCCCGCATCCGGCTGGGAGCGGCCCGATGA